The nucleotide window ACTGGCCATGCTAAGTCTCGGGTCCACACACTTGCCCAAAAGTTTGGCCTTTATGGTAAGAGTGAAGATATACCCCTAGCTCAggccttgggaggtgattaaCATGtaaactgccatgtgagttgtagtTAACTCACATTAGTTTTGAGCCCGGAGCCTTATggagcatatgtaactcacatctttttaccttgggagccaggtgaactatttttcaagttgcatataactcatgcacagaaaacaataaaaaaaataagaaatttttattaaattagaaaggatattctatttttgtaataaaacagcatggccccaggggaaaaaaattgtttttccagtgtggcagtcaatgtgttaaatctgAGATGCAGCTGGGTACTCACGGGAGGTTGCAATGTCATTGTCTGTGAGATAGAGTGACATTCGAGTCATTGTAGAACTGAAGCATTGTACTCCGGGATGTGAGCCACAGGCCTGTGGTCAAATCCTGGTTTCTGCCAAGTATTAATtgggtgtgaccttgggcaagcttcTTCATATTTCTAATTGTACTTGTTAAAGCTTCTTCAGGGTCAGATTGTTGTGAGGAGTCAGCGAGAGGGTGCTGGGTACTAGACTGGGTGCCGGCGCCCAGAGGTTGTGGTTACTACACGGTACTAGCAAccacaagtatttactgagcatacACGGTGGGGGCTCGGTCCAGGCCCCTCCTATCCCTCCCACCACCTCTGCGTTTCTGAGAGCTCACACCTGCAGCCTTCTTCTGAAGGCTGGTACCCCTGGACTACTGAAGCCTCCTCGCCATATGTCCTGCACAAGGGGCCGGAAGTGCCTGGGAATTTACTTCCGGCAAGGCAATGGTTAACCCGTGACTGACTGAGGCCAGGGAGCATGAAAGTCCGACTCCTTTGTCTCCACCTGAGATTGCCAAATTGCCATTCCAAAAGATTGTGCTAGTTTATATTCACAGAAGATGTCATTTTCAGAGTCATCTCATAGATGCCCGCTTGGGTAGGGCAGGTACTACTCTCATTTCATGGGGGACATAAATTTACTTTCAGAACAAGTTTTTCCCCCTTCCCTTACCCACCTTCTATAATTGATGGCTTTGGCATCTTTTCTTAGCTTACATGGAAGTGGCATGATTTTAGCATTTGAAACAATATGGCTTCACTtgttaatttctgtattttgttttctgcctttaGAAATATACATTGGTAACCCCAGTTGTGGGTTTTATAGACCACAACTTCGAGGCCCAGCCTAACCCTGATGAAGTGAAGCATGTATTCCTGGTGCCACTGGACTATTTCCTGCATCCACGTGTCTACCGCCAGAAATGCCTCACATTTTCCGGTCACAGTTTTATTACTCATTTCTTTGAGTACATGAACCCTGAAGATGGTGTGATTTACCAAATCAAGGGAATGACTGCAAAGTTTGCTGTGTTGGTTGCCTtaattattttggagaaaaaacCCACCTTTGAGGTTGAATATAATCTCAACGATCTAACATCGTCCTCTGAAGAGTTATTCCTGAAGTTTCTTAGATATAATACAAGCAAGTTATGATTTATGAGACCAAGATCGAAAAAAACTATCCAAGAGGTTTTTGCGTGCGCCTTTTTATAGAACAACAATAATGTCAGCTGTTGGAATTTGACAGTGTGAATATTTTTCCTGCAATATGAAGATAAAAACCTTGCCTTTTTTCCAGTTGCCTTCTAATGTTTGCAAGAGCAAAAGTCTTTCAAAAGTGGAAAAATGTGTTTATAATGTTGCATAATATCAACCAcaatatgttaataatatttttcttctcagtggaaatcaaccggGGTGCATGGAGGAGGACAAGAGGTGCAAAAACCtactaatgggtacaatgaacactatttgggtgatgggcacacctataaacacttatacccccttaatattttgaaattaaaaaaaaatatttttcttatacataaaaGAGTatatggcacatagtaagtacttaataaatatttgttgaatatatgatTGACCATGTGGCATTTATCTTATTTGTAAGGGGCAATACATTTTTCTAACTGTTGTTACATGTAACAGAAACTTCTGGCCAGCCATCAAAACTGGCCTTCCCTGTCTTCTGTGGCAGTAGAGTCCAAGCTAGGTCCATGGCTCTCCAGGTGGAAACAGCATTACCCAGGGTCCCCTGCCATGAAATCTGACTCTGGGACTTAGTTTAGGCCAATGGGGCATGGGTGCAAGTTGACTTTACAGGTCATCTCCAACTGAAGAGATAAGCCAGTTTCCTTCCTCTGGTTCCCCTCTCCATGAGCTGCAGCATGGACTTGTAAGCAACCCAGCCCTGACTATAAAAATAAGGACAATTCCTGGGAGAATGGCAgaacaaaaagatttaaaagcttGGATCTCTGAATGACTCTGGAGTAACATAACCCTCCCGCCTGGGCTGTTCACTTGGGACTATTACATCAGGGAAGCATAAAATTCTGTCATCTCTCTGCCACTGTAATTCAGGGTCACTTTTCTATAGCAGAGCTGTAACCCTAACTAATATAACACTTGAACATGGCTAGAAGAATATTCACCCAAACTTGAGGTGTTGCAAGCAGTTAGAATTCAGGACGATCTGACACTTGACATGTGGGTTCTCTGACATACACGGGATGCCcttggggggtggtggtggggggaggttggCAGTCACCATCCATAGCAGCTGAAATTGAGAAATATGAGAGGCTCATGTGCCTACCAAGTGGGAGGGATAATGATGTATGTCTCAAGATGCTGAGGGCAGAAAAAACAGGGACTGCAAGCACAAG belongs to Eulemur rufifrons isolate Redbay chromosome 23, OSU_ERuf_1, whole genome shotgun sequence and includes:
- the NUDT7 gene encoding peroxisomal coenzyme A diphosphatase NUDT7 isoform X1 — encoded protein: MSRPGPAQEPVRNSLIDDAKVRLRKHDVGSKYSHLSYNKYSVLLPLLAKGGKLHLLLTLRSEKLKRSPGEVCFPGGKCEPTDVDDIATALREAQEEVGLRPHQVEVICRLVPCLFDKYTLVTPVVGFIDHNFEAQPNPDEVKHVFLVPLDYFLHPRVYRQKCLTFSGHSFITHFFEYMNPEDGVIYQIKGMTAKFAVLVALIILEKKPTFEVEYNLNDLTSSSEELFLKFLRYNTSKL
- the NUDT7 gene encoding peroxisomal coenzyme A diphosphatase NUDT7 isoform X2, giving the protein MSRPGPAQEPVRNSLIDDAKVRLRKHDVGSKYSHLSYNKYSVLLPLLAKGGKLHLLLTLRSEKKYTLVTPVVGFIDHNFEAQPNPDEVKHVFLVPLDYFLHPRVYRQKCLTFSGHSFITHFFEYMNPEDGVIYQIKGMTAKFAVLVALIILEKKPTFEVEYNLNDLTSSSEELFLKFLRYNTSKL